From one Desmospora activa DSM 45169 genomic stretch:
- a CDS encoding matrixin family metalloprotease has protein sequence MTVIALGLLVFGSWTPAMAYQLWGYKWASSTISYECDMYGDYTTQCNNGRNDWNSRTRANLVYGGSSAGIRTNAADYGNTSWSGLCSLTQVSGNTIQRAEISINTRYTDGYSSSQRKGVITHELGHALGLAHEDRLGPGGSVMYSNDGRTVYSPTSDDVNGVNAMY, from the coding sequence GTGACTGTCATCGCACTCGGGTTGTTGGTGTTTGGATCCTGGACGCCTGCGATGGCCTATCAATTGTGGGGGTATAAGTGGGCCAGTTCCACCATCTCCTATGAGTGCGACATGTACGGCGATTATACGACCCAATGCAACAACGGCCGCAATGACTGGAACAGCCGCACCCGGGCAAACTTGGTTTATGGCGGCTCCAGTGCCGGTATCCGTACCAATGCCGCCGATTACGGCAACACCTCCTGGAGCGGACTCTGCTCCCTGACCCAAGTTTCCGGTAATACGATCCAACGGGCGGAAATTTCCATCAACACTCGTTATACCGATGGCTATTCCTCTTCTCAGCGTAAAGGCGTTATCACCCATGAACTGGGGCATGCTCTCGGGTTGGCCCATGAAGATCGTTTAGGACCCGGCGGCTCTGTGATGTACTCCAATGACGGCCGCACGGTTTATTCCCCCACTTCGGACGATGTCAACGGCGTCAACGCCATGTACTAA
- a CDS encoding AbgT family transporter, translating to MEETKRKGFVTRFLDMIEWVGNKLPHPITLFAILALLVILASGLFSAMNLSVDNPAEPGETVTVKNLLSGEGVAFIFTSMVDNFINFAPLGVVLATMIGIGLAERTGLISALLRGFVTSVPNRLITLGLVFAGIMSSVASDAGYVVLPPLGAVIFAAMGRHPLAGLAAAFAGVSAGFSANLFLSATDPMLGSLTQEAAATLDPAYAETINFAMNYYFIAASVFFLTIVGTFVTEKIVEPRLGAYKGEVSGSIEGLKPEEKKGIVGAGIALLISAGLMSLLILPEWGPMRGEGESPIIDSPFMHSLAVVILILFFIPGLVYGMITKAIRSDKDVADQLSDTMATMGMFIVLAFTAGQFVAYFNETNMGLILAVNGAQFLENIQLTGIPLVLAFIVVTGFINLFIGSASAKWAVMAPVFVPMMMQLGYSPELTQMAYRVADSTTNIITPLMTYFAIIIAFAQKYDKKMGIGTLISTMLPYSIVFTIAWTLMLIVWMFLGIDLGPGSPIEYSK from the coding sequence ATGGAAGAAACAAAACGAAAAGGATTTGTGACTCGTTTTTTGGACATGATTGAATGGGTCGGAAACAAACTTCCCCATCCGATCACCTTATTCGCCATTCTCGCGTTATTGGTTATTCTTGCGTCCGGCCTATTTTCCGCCATGAATTTATCGGTGGATAATCCGGCGGAACCGGGAGAGACAGTAACGGTAAAAAATCTGTTGAGCGGTGAAGGTGTCGCCTTTATCTTCACCAGTATGGTGGACAATTTTATCAATTTTGCTCCATTGGGTGTGGTACTGGCTACCATGATCGGCATCGGACTAGCTGAGCGCACCGGCTTAATCAGCGCCCTGTTGCGTGGATTTGTCACCTCTGTGCCCAACCGCTTAATCACACTGGGATTGGTTTTTGCCGGCATTATGTCCAGCGTTGCCTCCGATGCCGGTTATGTCGTATTGCCGCCCCTTGGCGCCGTCATTTTCGCGGCGATGGGTCGACATCCCTTGGCCGGTCTGGCTGCTGCTTTTGCCGGTGTATCCGCCGGCTTTAGCGCCAACTTATTTCTATCGGCCACCGATCCTATGCTGGGCTCCCTTACCCAGGAAGCAGCCGCCACCCTTGATCCTGCCTATGCGGAAACGATCAACTTTGCCATGAATTATTATTTTATCGCCGCTTCCGTCTTCTTTCTTACGATTGTCGGTACCTTTGTTACGGAAAAAATCGTGGAACCGCGCTTAGGCGCATATAAAGGTGAAGTGAGTGGCAGCATCGAAGGGCTAAAGCCGGAAGAGAAAAAAGGGATCGTCGGTGCAGGGATTGCGCTATTAATCTCCGCCGGTCTGATGTCGCTTTTAATCTTGCCAGAATGGGGACCGATGCGTGGTGAAGGGGAAAGCCCCATTATCGACTCTCCCTTTATGCACTCGCTGGCCGTAGTGATTCTGATTTTGTTCTTCATCCCAGGGCTGGTTTACGGAATGATCACCAAAGCCATTCGCAGCGATAAAGATGTAGCGGATCAGTTGTCTGATACGATGGCCACCATGGGGATGTTTATTGTGCTGGCTTTTACCGCCGGTCAGTTTGTCGCATACTTTAACGAAACCAACATGGGGCTGATCCTCGCCGTCAACGGAGCCCAGTTTTTGGAGAACATCCAGTTGACCGGTATCCCATTGGTATTGGCTTTTATCGTGGTAACCGGTTTTATCAACCTCTTCATCGGTAGCGCCTCCGCCAAATGGGCCGTGATGGCACCGGTCTTTGTACCAATGATGATGCAGCTCGGCTATTCTCCCGAATTGACACAGATGGCTTACCGGGTCGCCGATTCCACCACCAACATCATCACACCATTGATGACCTACTTTGCCATCATTATCGCCTTCGCCCAAAAATACGATAAAAAGATGGGCATCGGCACACTCATCTCCACCATGTTGCCCTACTCCATCGTCTTCACCATCGCCTGGACCCTGATGTTGATCGTCTGGATGTTCCTCGGAATCGACCTCGGTCCTGGTTCACCGATTGAGTATAGTAAATGA